In Gammaproteobacteria bacterium, the DNA window CAAACTACGCAAAGCCGAGGGGCGTCGGCGTGCAGGCGCCCCCAGCGAAATCGACGCGGTTGCCGCCTGCCTGATTCTCGAACAATGGTTGAACCAGACTCCGACTCCTTCAACGCCGGCCTGAACACCGCGCCCGCCACCGTCCTGATCGATACCGCCGAGCTGAGCGCTTGTCTCGATGAGATGGCGCAGGCGCTGGTGATTCGCCTGACCGAGGAAAAGGCGCCGATCACCTGGGTCGGCCTCGAAACCGGCGGCGTGCGGGTCGCCGAAGCCTTGTATCAACGCCTGCCCGGGCCCCTGGCGAAGTCCATCGAACGCGGTGAACTGGATGCCAATTTCTACCGCGACGATTTCGGCGAACGCGGCCTGCATGCCTCACGGCCCTCACGCATGCCGCTCAGTCTGGATGCTCATTGCGTGGTGCTGGTGGACGATGTGCTGCACACTGGGCGCACGGCGCGCGCGGCGATGAATGCCCTGTTCGACCTGGGGCGCCCTCGGCGCGTGCTGCTGGTCACGCTGCTGGAACGAACCGGCCGCGAACTGCCGATCACGGCGGACATCACCGGCCGCACGCTCGAAGCCTCCGCCGGGCACAAGCTGACACTGGCACCCGATGCGCTGCGCGTGATCGAGGTGCCGGCATGAGTCTGCAAGTCGACGAACACGGCCGGCTGCGCCACCTGCTGACGATCGAGGGCCTGCCCCAGGCTCTGCTGACCGAGATTCTGGATACCGCGGAGTCGCTGTCCTCGGTCGGTGAATCCACGATCAAGAAGG includes these proteins:
- the pyrR gene encoding bifunctional pyr operon transcriptional regulator/uracil phosphoribosyltransferase PyrR, which codes for MVEPDSDSFNAGLNTAPATVLIDTAELSACLDEMAQALVIRLTEEKAPITWVGLETGGVRVAEALYQRLPGPLAKSIERGELDANFYRDDFGERGLHASRPSRMPLSLDAHCVVLVDDVLHTGRTARAAMNALFDLGRPRRVLLVTLLERTGRELPITADITGRTLEASAGHKLTLAPDALRVIEVPA